In Juglans microcarpa x Juglans regia isolate MS1-56 chromosome 7D, Jm3101_v1.0, whole genome shotgun sequence, the following are encoded in one genomic region:
- the LOC121239674 gene encoding putative RING-H2 finger protein ATL69, whose protein sequence is MSTAEPPLSATGVGLGYGIAIAVSILVLISTIMFASYACVRVKANGRSDTYSNNGGDNDDTNVHRSDRQSTARTSMVPVIVVMGLDGSIIESYPKTVLGESRRLPTPNHGPCSICLSDYLPKDTIRCIPDCHHCFHANCIDEWLRMSATCPLCRTSPAPSATPSPTPLATPLSELAPLAFHTR, encoded by the coding sequence ATGTCTACAGCCGAACCACCGTTGTCGGCTACTGGTGTCGGTCTCGGGTACGGCATTGCCATTGCCGTAAGCATTCTCGTCCTGATCTCCACGATCATGTTTGCCTCTTATGCATGTGTTAGAGTTAAAGCCAATGGTCGTAGCGATACTTATAGTAATAATGGTGGTGATAACGACGACACGAATGTCCATAGGTCAGATCGCCAATCCACAGCGAGAACCTCAATGGTGCCTGTGATAGTTGTGATGGGCCTAGATGGATCCATCATAGAGTCGTACCCGAAGACGGTGCTCGGAGAAAGCCGGAGACTACCCACGCCCAATCACGGCCCGTGCTCCATTTGCTTGTCGGACTACCTGCCTAAGGATACCATAAGGTGCATACCCGATTGCCATCACTGCTTCCATGCCAATTGCATTGATGAATGGCTTCGAATGAGTGCCACGTGTCCCCTTTGTCGGACCTCTCCTGCTCCATCGGCAACTCCTAGTCCTACTCCTCTTGCTACTCCTTTGTCTGAGTTGGCCCCATTGGCCTTCCACACCAGGTGA